CCTTTGAAAATTGCAGCAGcggagggacagagaaagagccCCGCCGCCCTTGATTGTTGCGCTGCTCCCTCAGGACCcgttctccccctccccctctgtTTCTCATCTGATAAGAGAGTGAGCAGCAGTAAGACTCCTCATCTGTCTTATGAAAATTCGATTCCGAGTGGCTGTGATCAAAACCAGCTGGCTGTCACCAGCAGTGGCCTTGCGCAGAGGGAGCCGCTCACAAGCGTTCTGTATGTGGGGGTGTCACGAGTGGCACCGATCAAAGgagcatttttttaataaatatatataaggaaaaatacaaaacctaagGATTTAGAATAAAAGCAGTGTagtttgtcttgtttttctcagTGTAACATGAAGAGGATGAAATAGAATCAGATATGCCTGGTTTCTAATGTTCTTCCACTGGCAGTTCTGAGAAGGTGCTCTCTGTCACATTAATACCAGATCACTCATCTTGGGCCTTATTGAAGAGAGTGGAGAGTTCCTCGGCTTCCATTCCTTCTAGCCACTTTATTTCTTCGTCACGTTTAAAGTCCTTTACCCCTCCTTGTCCTTAACACATCTCCACAGATGAAAGCTGGGGCCTGCACGAGGCTCTGAGAGAGCTACTGCAGGACTCGGTTCTTCGTTTCCTTCAATGGACAGTAACCAGTGGGGCAGTACTCCCCCCGGGCAGATGGCCCCAGGGTCCTCTTCAGAATGGGGTCATTTGAGACTGCTGGACTCTTCCCTATAGAGAGTCCCCTCAGGGCCCTGCCTGACTCTCAGGCCTGCAAGGCTGAGTCCTGGCTGCCACCACCTTGCATTGCCAATACTGATTCTTGTATAACCTTCAGTGGACCTGGGTGGGATGATAGGAACATTGCTGTCTGGGAGGAGACACTCGTGGCTCCTTCAGAAAAATGCTAACATCCCTCTGTGGGTAACATGAGGTCCAGCCAGGTCGACATGCTTACAAACCCCCTTCTCTGCTGAAGATACAGCCAGATCCCAACTGTGCTGAGGCCTGGCCGACCTCAGAAACCAAACTCAGTCCAAACCTCCCTCCGCAACCCATTGTCAGCCAAGAGAGCCATCACGGCTTGGGGGGCTGTGAGGAGCAATCATCTATTTTGATCTTCCTCCTCTTAAGGTCTGTGATCCTTTTATCCCAGCAGTATCAGGAGAGATTCAGTTTGGAGGAGCATGGAGGCATTTCAACGTATGGGCACCCCAAACTGGCACTGCAGAACAGggcctcctctccctgcctccccatcGCACGCCTCCTCAGGGACCTGCTCGTGCATGGCTCCTGACCACACGCCCCGCTGTGTCTGCAGGGCCAGCGCATGCTGCGTGCGGTCAGTCCTGGTCCACAGCTTTTGCAGCGTGGCTCCGTAGCCACTGTCGCAGTTTTCAGACTCTTTCTCTCCTACCTGCCAGTAACGAGCACAGCCCTGGACCCAGCTCTAATCAGGTGAAATCACAAGGGACACGTCTTCATAACGCAGACCTGCCAGAGACCTGAGACGTGTCTGTGCCCCTTGTCCCCTGATTCGAGGAGTGCAGGGGACCGCGCGGGAGCTCCTCTGAGACTGCCTCTTTCCCTCGTTCCTTCGGGTGTTTGAAGCCTGTTGCCTCctgctttcccttttcttttcccttttaaaaaattctcaattttttcgcttagaaaaaaaattatttatacgATTGAGATCCACTAATTAAAGCCATTTTCTGGTATTTGGTTACTGGAGCGTTTGATGTCTCTCTGACAAGACCATGAAATGCACGGAGTGTCCACAGGGACAGAATTTGCTGAACACGGCTCTTTGTAAATGAGGGGACATAGTGTCGCAGCAGCTCATGAATATGAAACGCCCATGATGCCACCTCAGTGGACTTGGGAACACAGATGAATCCTGTCATGTGCTAAATGAGACCAATTTCTTTCACTTAACTTCATCTTCAATCAGACCTTCTTCCATTTGCCTGTTTAAAATTCCCCATACGTGATGCAGAAGGTAACAGCATTCAGTAAAACAAAGTTTTGCAGCTGCAGAGAAAAATTATAATGATCTCTGGTTTTAAGTTGTCATCTCCTAAAAACATGGGCATTGTTTTCTTCCACTGGAGAGTTCTGAGTGTCTGGTGACTTTGGACATAGAATCAGGGGTTTGTCTGGACTGCTCTTACTGGGGTGTCCTTAAGCAGCATGTCCAGATCGCTTTCATGTGGATTGGTTGTtgaacttggctgggtgtggtggatgtGAGCCCTGAACAGCCTGTGAGTGCTCTGCAGTGGCCAGGGCACTGAGTGGGAAAGAAGTTTGGGAAGAGATTGCGTGTAACCAAACAGAGCATTTGCCTTTGGAAGCTCATTGAGTAAATGAAGTGAGCGGGGTGGTGTCATCATTAAGCACCCTAAAGAAGCTGGAAAGCTAAGCCAACCATTTGTATCGTTTGCTCAGATGTCAAGGTGAGAAAGTGCTGGAGTACAGAAGAGACTCCGTAGTTCTATAGAAGCCCTTCTGAACAAGACCAGGGAATCCTACTCAGAAATCCCCAACCAAGAAAATTAGCAGAGTAGACCCTAAAGGGTTACTGAGAGAAGAAGCTCCCTGCCTGAAACATCTCTGCCTGGGTGGGACCCAGGGGCCAGACTGGGGTGTCTCCTTTGTTCTCTCCTTCCTGCTGGAGTTAGATTTATACTCCAGGTGAAGAGCTGGGTAGTGCTTGGGGTATACTCATTGCAAGCTAAGTCCAATCTAAGAAGTCACTTTCTGTTCTAGCGGTACCCAAACAGGCAAACAACAGCTGGATCTGAACGTCTTGTGCATGCTATCACAAAACGCATCACAGAGATTTGGGGCTGGCTTCATTGGAAGAGGCAGGTAGGCTTTTGACTATCAGGCCACGGGAACTGAAAAGGATCCTTCTGGGACTCTGCTAggtaattagcattttagtgtgCACATGTGATGATATTATCCATAATGAATGTATTTCAGGGCAAATGGCAGTTGCCCTCACATCCAACAGCTCACATCTTTGAAACCAGTTGTAATTGATCTATTGGTGTTCCAtaagtttctatttatttaggcaGCACccatttatttctgtggtatcatcTGCTGAACGATGTATTGGGTAGATGTGTTGGGTGTCGGCAGACTAGTGTTCTAGTATCAAAATGGGTTTCCCATTTGGCGATCTCTCTTTTTCAAATAGATCTGTACTGCTGTTGCTGTGCATTCATAAGCCTCTGTTGGGTGCTTCCAGAATGTGGAGATTGGTGAAGAGCAGTGTGACCCAGCCTCAGGATGGACGCCAAATGGACCATATTGGACCAAGTTTGAATGACTCTTCCTCTGAAACTTTGTCTCCACGCATCCATTGTTTCTTAGATATGCACAAGCGTTTCCCAGGGGGCCTTGCAGCTCTGAAGGAAGCCAAATGTTGCTATGATGTTATCAAATCCAGGAAGTAGCCAAGGATTACTCTTTGTTCTTGTGAGGTGAATCCTACTCAGGCAGCTTTAGGACTCAGTAGCAACTCTAACTGGAACAATGTAGAGAAGTAGAGAAGGTTGACATGGCTCTTCCGTGTGTGTCACTTCCTGACCTGAGGAGCATCTGTTGAATGCAGTTCTATTCAGTTGTTCCTAATTCTTCCAGTCCTTGGAATGCACAGATGCTGGGTTGTGGCTTTGCTTTCAGCTAGTTCATCATCCAGGGGACAGACTTGGGGCAAATTTCATGGATTCTACCTCCTGCAAGGTAATGAGAGCTACCCCGTGGCCATGAATAAAGTATTATGGAAGGATAAAGTAGGAAGCTCTTATTTCTGCTTGTTAGATTCAGAAGTGATCCACTAAGGAAGGAACATGCATTTTCTATCCTGCTTAGTCCCTCTGGGTTTTCCCCCATCATGCCTTGGAAGGGGTCTGGCGTAGCCCAGCCACAACGTCCCGCCTTCCATTTCTCCAGTGTTGCCAGTTACTTCTCACCGCCGAGCACCTTTGCACATGTTCCCCGCCTAGCCGAATCCTGCTTCTCCTTCAGCTTCAGCTGCCCTGTCCTCAATGCAGAAATACTTTCCTTCTTTAACTCCTCAACCCTAACCCTACTAACCCTAAGTTTCACAGGACATTAAGTGAAAGCTGTCTTGAACATGGGCAGCTGTCTCACCCTTTCACTATAGGAGGAGGGGTCTTTGAAGGCATTTCACTTTTGAGAAGAAAGCCTGTGTGGGGCGTGGCAGGGCTGAGGCATCACAGCCACATTGAAGTCCATTACTCATAGTTTCACCCCATGCAAGCCGCTTAATCTTGCTTAGCCTCAGTGTTCTCTTCTGAAAAATGGTCATCGCTGGCAGGAGAAAATGAAGGTGGAGCCATATAGTTTCTCTACATATGTAATATTATAATATCGGTTAAGTCCGTAAGAATAGTTATTGACTATTATATACTGATCACAGTGCTAGTATTGTATAAAGATCATTGCATTTAATACTTACAGCAACTGACTGGGTGGGCGTGAGTCTgatcttcattttattgatgaagaaattgaggcatagagagaaaaagtcacacaactagtagGTGGTGGAGCCAGGGTTTGGAGCGGACCCTCCTTCCTCCAGAGCCTGCCTCTTCACCACGGAGCGGGAGTTCTACATAGCACGCCCCTGACCTCATTGCAGCTGTTCATGTTCTTCTCGGTATTAGCAAaattgaagaaaaggaaataaacataatttttggatttttttaaatggtggttGCTTTTCAATAGTACCAGAACTGAGTCCTGTCTTCCTCGTATTGTCTCTGTTAAAATCGTGTGTTTTGCATGTCAGACTTTACAACCTGAATCAGGCTGCATCCCCAGTCCGCCTTTGCAGGTCGTCACTGTCTCTTACTGGAGGCAGGCCAGATCACTGCTCAGAGGTAATTTTGTAAAGAAGCTGGTTTCTTaaggctgttttctttttttctgtgttcgtTCGTGGTATATGTGAGagtaggggagtggggaggagggaaggagataaagagaaaaaaaattccccagAACATGTTATGTGCTCATGAGCACTTGCCTGTGATTGTAAATCAGAAACTGTAAAATTCTGAAGTTCTTTGAAGTTTGCCCAAAACCTGCTCTGCAGACACCTGTTCTGCTGGGGGCCGGAGTTGGATAGCCTGCCTCTGCTGCGATGGCTCAAGCTGTCACCGCACAAGAATGTTCCAGCTTGCCTTGGCCTGGCTGTCATCGCTGGCTCTGTCCCACTCAGGCGGTTCACCGAGTTCTGCTGGGCACCAGGCTTCCAATTAGAGAGAAATCCCACTGTGTGGCCAGCCCCACCAGCGCCGCTCTGAGCGGCCCCTTTGCCAAGGCCTGAGCTGACCTCTGATCTGTCACAGATGGGCCAGCCCCACACACTTTGTGCACATTTGGAGGAGGGGGTTGGGGACGAAGAGGGACGCCTGTGGGGAGTGAGAGTGGACATCGGGCAGAAGTGCAATTCCTCAGAGCCCCAAGACGCTGGGCAGAGTTGACAGGACCCAAATGCTAAAGTTGTGGAGGGAAAGGGGAGTTTGGGAAGACCCTGTCCTGAGCCCTAAACTCAGCACGGGGCATTTTCTCACCAACTTCTGAATATTCATCTCAGGCTGGACTCTGCACCCGAGGAGAGCCAGGCGCACTCCAAAACTGTCACGCTGCCGATGGTGCATGGCACAGCCAGCTTCCTCCCTGTCCCTCCGCAGGGCCTGTGCAGTCTCACCAGCCTGGGGCACAGCATTCTCAGCAGCCTGCACAATGGACTGTATTAATCACACAGAacgggagggaaaaagaaagctaAATTTCTATTAGCATAAGCAATAGAATCTTAGAGCATTCCATCTCCAACTCTCTAGCAGAATAGAGAGAGATAATCTAAGCTCCGAACAGCTTCTTTCTAGATATAAGACTTGCTGAATGTGGTTCATTATTTGGGGGGTGGTGAATgtatctcttctttattttccctatcagcaatttctttttatttttatccctttTCACACTTTTTATCCCTTGTTTTCGCTgcctgtctctttctgtctctgtctctcccttgcATGCTCTCTTTTTCCAGGTACAACACCTGTGTCTCCACAGTCGGAAGTCATAATAAAGACACCAGGCTTGGAACTGACATTTCCATCCTCTGGCATTGCTTGACTAGAGTGATCGAAAAGTCTAAATCATGAATTGCCTGAAAGTGGCAAAAGGGTCTTCTCAGCTGTTCTTGAAACGATTTTGCACCTCTTGTAAAACTAAGATTGAATTCAATCCATGAAAGCAGAAATGAGATGTCTTCACCAGTCTCTCTTTGGGACTTTTCCTTCTTTCCGTATTTATAGTTGCTTTGGGAATTCCAGGACTGTCTCACCCCACCAGGCCTTTTTTCTTGCAccatctctctcttctcccccacccctgactgtttaaaacaaaatctctTAACCAGTCAGTGATACTCGTTTGGAGAAGGAAATGTTTCTTTAGGGTGTTAGGTTGACCCAAGAGAACATGGACAATTTTTGGTCACTTAAGCAAGTTGCCACAGTTAAGGGATGGACTGGTTTCCCAGTTTCTCTATTTGCATGATTTTGTTGGACCGGTGAAAGAAATGGCCTCGTGTCTCCTCTTACATTGTCTGGAGAGTTCAGAGATGGAAAATCTTGAGACAACAAGAAAAGCAGGATCGTAGAATCAGCATCACTGATTACATTAGATCTGGTGAATGGAGACCTGGATCCCAGGGAGTCAGCCTATGTCATTAGGTGGAAGACGCCCTTGAGATGCAGGCTGAGGGCCCTGATGGTTGCACTCCGGGGCTAATGCACATAGAGATCTGGGTCATGAGGAGTGGCACTCACTGCGACATCCGCTTTGTGGCACTACACATTCTCAATTCCTCTGTCCCTGACCATGCCAGGCTCACTTGTCagttcctcttctttcctcccctctaATAAGCcctttgttacatttatttctttacatttctccTTGGAGATCCACTATAGTGGCTCCTATCCTGTCACACGCATCAGGATCACCAAGGAACGCCTGGGAAAAAAAATCCGGATGCTTGAGCCTTACCCAGGAGGTTCTACCTCAGCAGGTTCTGGAGTGAGGCCTGGGATTCAGGCATCACTGAAACACCACCTTTGATCCTCCCCCGGTTTGTATCTGAGTGtccttcctgccccagcccacAGCCCCATGGCTGGTGTGTGGAAGGGGAATGAGTGAGAAGTGGAGAAGCAGGCACAATCCCTGTGAGTTCTGCAGGCAGTGTTGCTTCTGCCTCTCCTTGCAGATATTCCTATCATTCCGGATCTGGAGGAAGTACAGGAAGAAGACTTTGTTTTGCAagtggcagcccctcccaggtAGGTTAAATCAGATATGATTGGGGAAGCAAAGAACGTGTAATTAATACACTCCAGATATCATCTACAGTGGACCTTTGACGCCCCCAATGTCAATCTGGATCTTTCTGGTATTGGACTCCATCCAGGGTTCCCATTTTGTTAAGACATTTTATTCCCATTCTGGTCATCCCCAGCTGTGTACAAGGCTCTGGGGACGGTGGCCCAGCAGCACTCCTGGAATGGGTCCTGCCTGGGGTTCCCtcctctcgctctctctttcctTCAGCATCCAGATAAAGCGGGTGATGACCTACCGTGACCTGGACAATGACCTCATGAAGTACTCAGCCATTCAGACGTTGGTGAGTGGAACAACTTCTGCATAGAGAGGCGGGCCCCAAGCAACGGGCTCCAATCCGTAGAGATTTCTCAGTTCCTCCCAAGCTGTACAGCGCCTCCGCCAGTCCCTGAGGCTGGCTGCCTGGTACCCATACCTCTGCTGCAGGTTTTATCCTCGTTCATCTCACAGCAACCCTGGACCCAACATATTCCAGTGTTTCTCAGTGCCAGGCTCCCACCTGGCTGCCCCCTTGGCACCTGATGGCACCCCACTTCCCTCTGTCCCTGTGGACATGCTGCTGTCACGCTCTGCCCTCCTGGTATGGTCCTTTGCCCCAAATCACGCCCAGCATGTAGGGAGCATAGCCTTCCCTCATTTCTCAGTGGGCATGTGGTTTATTCATGATTTTACTCTCTTGTGAAGGCGTTCCTGCAGGTCTCAGTTTGGGAAGTTCTGATACACAAAAACTGATCCTGATTTTGTGAGAAAGAGTTGCCTGAAAGCCCTCAAGGTCCTCAGGCTGACCTTTTTTGTTTGCATTCACAGGATGGAGAGATCGACCTGAAACTCCTCACCAAAGTGCTGGCGCCAGAGCATGAAGTCCGGGAGGTACAGTGGTGGCAGCAGTTCCCCGATCTCTCAGCTCTGGCATTCCCATAACCAGCCGACTCCCGGGCTGGCCTGTGCCTCCCTGAGGCCTGGATGGGAGGGAGGAGTCAGCTAAAGTTGAGGAAAAAGGCCTTTCTTTGTCTTACCCAGCGAAACCCTTCTTGGCAGGATGACGTCGGCTGGGACTGGGACCATCTGTTCACTGAGGTGTCCTCAGAGGTCCTCACTGAGTGGGACCCACTGCAGACGGAGAAGGAGGACCCTGCGGGGCAGGCCAGGCACACCTGAGCCCGTCACCCATGCTCTAGACATGAAGAAATCCAGTGAGCTGAAAGCTAAAGAAGCTTGCAAGCAGCTCTGAATTTTTACCTggaatattttgtaataaaaatatttatattcagtcAAACACATTGGATAATTCAATTGCAATAAATTGCTTTATTCTGTGCCATCTCCTCCATTTCTTTCCAGTCCCTTCTTGGAAAAATGtatcacaagtgaaggagaacttttttgttgttgttgttgagacagagtctcgctttgtcgcccagactggagtgcagtggccagatctcagctcactgcaagctccgcctcccgggttcacgccattctcctgcctcagcctcccgagtagctgggactacaggcgcccgccaccttgcctggctaggtttttgtattttttagtagagacggggtttcaccatgttagccaggatggtctcgatttcctgacctcgtgatccgcccgtctcggcctcccaaagtgctgggattacaggcttgagccaccgcgcccggcttaggAGAACTTTTAAACCAGCTGATAGGAACTCGAAACTCGCGGCCTTGTTGTGGAGCATGTGGAAGAGTTTGATTCAGGAGGAGAAGGAGTGGGTACTCCTGCTGAAAGGTATTCACTTCTCAGGAGGTTGCAGACAGTTGCCCGCTGGGGTTCTGGGGCGGGGCCTCCCTTCCCATGGGTGCTCTGGACCCTTTGTTTGTGACCTTAGTGATGCAGCACTGCCACCTGCATCATAGGCTTCcaggcagctgcagcagcaggagGAAGCCGTGGGATGGATAAGGAGACCCATTCTTCACTTGCATCAGGGTTTGGTGGCTGTTGTGAAACAttcttctttctcccctcttcctGCAACCCATGCCTTGAGCTCCAAAAGCTTCTACAGGTTCCCAGAGCCTCATTTCTGATTCTCATGGGAAGGGGCCAGCCAGCAGCCCTGAGAATTCCATGGAAGCCCTCTCTTACGGAGCCTGGGCCTCCCTTCTCCTTATCGTTTCACGTACGTGGCAGCCATCTCCACTGCTGCGAGTATTATAACCGCCTGGTTCCAAGATGTGCTGCGATCAGGAGCAGAGTCCCACCCTTCTCCTACACAgagatgtcttttgtttttgtttttctcttttcctccctgaGACTTTATCTGAGGACAGAGCCCCTTCACTGCCTGCTTCTCTTGGATGGGGCTTTGGGTTAGGCTGGCAGCAGCTAACTAAGGCCCACTCCCCAGCCATAGGGAGTGCTGAGTGCTTCTCTTATCCTGCCTGGAAAGCTCTtcattaaaattcagaaaaacaaagaggCTCAACACATCAAAAACCCACTGGGGGGTTATTTTTGTGTGACTACGGTGCCCTTCCCCGGCGAGCCACATGGCTCCGGAACAGGCAGAGTGAATGCTTGTCTGTTAATTATAAACTCGGGGATTTAGTGGCTTTAGGGTTCCATTTCCTCCTTTTCCAGAGTCACACTTTTAGCCCAGGCAGCCCCTCTTTGGAATAATTCCCATGGCCACTGAAAAGTTTCTATCCAGGCTAGTTTTGCTTGAGTCTACATCATTCTGAAACCCAAAGGAGAAAGGCTGTATTTCTACTCCCTTAATTACTGGAAATCCAACTGCCTCAGGACTCTGATAACCTTGGAGGTCTCCAGCCAACCTGAGCAAGTGGCTAGGGGCtgacttcctttctccctttcttttacaacaacagcagcaacgaGATCTGACATGGAGCTCTCACTGCATGCCAGGTGCTGGGCTCAGCACATAGGAATGATCAGGTTTCATCCTCACAGCCTCCCAGTGAAGCAGATGCTGTggttatcccattttacagatgaggaaactgaggctgagcgAGGTTAAGAGATCGCCCAAGATTATCCAGCTGAGTGGCGGAGCTGGAATTCCAAGTTCTGATGCCACAGCGCCTTAACACCTGTGTTTCTGTTACCCCTGCTGCCTTCAGCTTGGGAAAGTAATCCAGTTTATAGCAGACAGAATTACAAGTTCATCGGGAGAAAGAAGTCCACAGccatccccctccccagcccccactctTGTCTGTGGAGTGACCACAGAGCATTGGGCTTCTGTCAGTCCCCTCTTGTGAAGCCTGGCAGCATGGGTGAGCTCAAGAGTCCTGGCCCCAGGGCGGTGAGACCTGGGTAGGAGCAGCTCCGTGTTGAGCAAATTGAGCTCAGACAAATTAGGTCCAGGCCACATGTGACTGAGTCTCCCTTCACTTGTCCTGTGCCCTGGCCACGTCCTGTCTGGGCATTTTCCTTTTCCCAGCATTTGCATATCATATCTTCAGGGTGCCAGAGAAATGGGATGTTCCAGAATCTACGACCCCCCCAGTTCTCATCTGACATGGAAAATACCTGCCTTAGGTTACATCCAGCGGTGTCATATACTTGACTTCAGAGAGCCTTTCGGGAAGGTAGCCCAAGAGGGCAATGACAGAATCAGCAAGCATCCACAGGTAGCAGCAATATGGTTTTGTGCAGGCATGGGGGAGCATGAAGTGAAGAAATGCTGCCATTTCTCTGCCATACATGGCTTGTTAACCAGTTCCTTACCAGTTACTCCTAGACTGGCTCAAGTCACCTCTGAGCAGGCTTGGGTAGCCCAGCTGGTCTCTGACAAAATCTCCCCTGGTGTCTTTGGCATTGGATGGTCACTGCAGAGATGCCGTTCATAGGCTAGGCTGTGACGGGGAAGTTCATTACTTTGTGAAATAATTGATTGCCACTTCCTTCAGGCCATGCTCCGTTCTAGGCACTCCAGATACAGAACTAGACAGGTGAAACTCCCTTGCCTTATAGAGCTTACATTCTGGAAGGGGAGATggacaaataaagtaaaatagataGTGTCTCAGGTGGTAAGAGATACTGTAGAGAAAAATGAAGCCGGCACAGGGAAGGGAGTGCTGGGGAGGGGGGTTGTGATTTTTTAGTAGGGCAATCAGGGGAGGCCTCCCTGAGAAGGGAGCATTTGGGCACACACCTGACCAGGTGAAGGAAGGAGTGAGACTGGTGCCCAGGGAACAGCGCTCTCAGTAGCAGGAACAGTATTTGCAAAAACCCGGAGGAAGGCATGTGCCTGACCTGTTGGAGGAGTGGCTGGAAGTCAAGGTGCCCCGGGTGGGGGTAACAAGGAAAGAGAAGATTCTCTGGCTCACTCTGCCCAAGGCCCAGCTTGTCACAGAAAAGGCCTCTGGGTGTCTGGGGTCCCCTCCCTCCTGTGATGACAGCATTCTCAGGCTTCCTTGGGCTTGACAGGCAGACTATGGAAAACCTTCCTCAAACTATTGCATGGCCTCTTCATGCCTTGGCCTGGAAGAGGCGGAACTATTGATGCTGCATTGCAGGAGAGGAGAGCAATGAGCTCTGTCTGTCAGAGACCAGAGGTTAGGAGTCTGCTGCCAGCTCCCCGCCAGGAAGGAGGGTGTGCCCACTGCACCAGGCAGCCAGAGAGGCACTATAAGGCCCCTGCACAGAGTGCTCACTGGGAACTCGGCTCCCAGTGAAGAGCTCAAGCCAGAAATTCATCCAGGCAGGCCAGCAGCTGAAGCTTAGGTCATCTCTATCCCTGACTGGTGACTCATCTTTGCTAAACCCCAGGACAGTCCAGACGGGCTTTTATAACTACATGCTCCCATTGGAAAGTGATGCCACCACCTGTTCAGTGTTGCTTGATCAAAATGTGTTACTTGAACAAATCAAGGTCTTCCTGCTTAGTAGGTAAGGATGCTTCTGGGCTCATTGCTGCCGGAGACCTGCATGCAAGGTGCTGTTTACTGCAGAGAGATATGGAAGCATAGACTCTGCCTTGCTTGACCAAGCAGCACCATGCTTTTCTCCTTGAGGTCAAAGAGTCAATGGGGAAAAGGGTAGGTAGAGGGAATAGGAGTAAGTAACAGTGGCAAAGAGCACAGGTTCTAGAATCAGGCAGAATGGGgctccagtcccagctctgccatgtaGCTGTGGGCCCTGGAGCAAGCTACTTTCCCTTTCtgatcctgttttcttttctttctttcttttttttttttttttttgagacggagtcttgctctgtcgcccaggctggagtgcagtggccggatctcagctcactgcaagctctgcctcccaggtttacgccattctcctgcctcagcctcccgagtagctgggactacaggtgcccgccaccatgcctggctagttttttgtattttttttagtagaaacggggtttcaccatgttagccaggatggtctcaatctcctgacctcgtgatccgcccatctcggcctcccaaagtgctgggattacaggcttgatctGATCCTGTTTTCTAATCTGGAAAATGGGATGATATTAGTATTGTCTTGTTGGGATTGTGGCGCCCAGTAAAAGCCAACTGCTGTCGTTGGATTTGAGAACTGGATAAGATCGAAAAGTTAACATAGGAAAAGTGACAGTTTATGGCAACAGTGTCTGCAGTTTGCTAGGGGGTATCACCTTCATCTCCCCTCATGAATCACTTCTCAGCCATGGATGGAAAGATGGCTTGGCATcaggttctgttttgttttgttttgttatttgtaacagctttatttaGATAAAATTTGTGTGccacaaaattaaaagtatacaACTGAAGGTGTACAATTTAGTGATTTTTAGGAAATGTATGGGTTTCTGCAGCCATCACCATAATCCTATTCTAGAACATTTTCCTCATCCTACAGAATTCCCTTGTGTCCATTTACAGTTAATTCCTGCTGTCATCCGCAGCCCTGGGCAACTGCTCTCTGGCCCCATTAGTTTGCTGATTCTGGAcagtcccgagtagctgggattacaggcgtgtgccaccacgcccagctaatttttgtattttta
The Theropithecus gelada isolate Dixy chromosome 7b, Tgel_1.0, whole genome shotgun sequence DNA segment above includes these coding regions:
- the IFT43 gene encoding intraflagellar transport protein 43 homolog isoform X2, whose amino-acid sequence is MEDLLDLDEELRYSLATSRAKVGRRAQRESAQAENHLNGKNSSLTLTGETSSPKLPRCREGGWAGDFVKVSKFRRKASEEIEDFRLRPQSLKGSDYGGDIPIIPDLEEVQEEDFVLQVAAPPSIQIKRVMTYRDLDNDLMKYSAIQTLDGEIDLKLLTKVLAPEHEVREDDVGWDWDHLFTEVSSEVLTEWDPLQTEKEDPAGQARHT